The proteins below are encoded in one region of Hordeum vulgare subsp. vulgare chromosome 3H, MorexV3_pseudomolecules_assembly, whole genome shotgun sequence:
- the LOC123441391 gene encoding uncharacterized protein At2g39795, mitochondrial-like → MALLAARRAAAALVRPSAAAAILRHTPAGARFSSAPDYRPFVRGLREGSEFLRAEKEQSSRPSAAELRAKADSLRAATHDGEIVGVLNSVIQSHRRDLVKGIPKDFPFEMSRTDGIPNITLTRSLNGEQIEVLVSMPKLDQDEDCDVGLQEDEAEISPEEYSIPVRVTVSKADGSSLEFTCTANPDNIVIETLFMRRNKSSGAEDAVASEGKEHDLGLLDDEGPHFHELDKNLQEAFHQYLEVRGITPMTAKLLREHMMSEDSHLSPKEKSDHRRRHLLWLMKLWDFVKKD, encoded by the exons ATGGCCCTCCTCGCCGCCCGCCGCGCCGCCGCGGCACTTGTCCGCCCCAGCGCCGCCGCGGCAATTCTCCGCCACACACCCGCCGGGGCGCGGTTCTCGTCGGCGCCGGATTACAGACCCTTCGTTCGAGGCCTCCGCGAAGGCTCCGAGTTCCTCCGCGCCGAGAAGGAGCAATCctcccgcccctccgccgccgagCTCCGCGCCAAGGCCGACTCCCTCCGCGCCGCCACGCACGACGGCGAGATCGTCGGCGTCCTCAACTCCGTGATCCAGTCCCACCGCCGCGACCTG GTTAAGGGGATTCCGAAGGACTTCCCTTTCGAAATGAGCAGAACGGATGGGATTCCCAACATTACTCTTACAAGAAGTCTAAACGGCGAGCAGATTGAGGTCTTGGTTTCCATGCCCAAACTCGACCAGGACGAGGATTGCGACGTTGGTCTGCAGGAAGACGAAGCCGAGATCTCCCCAGAAGAATACAGCATTCCTGTCAGGGTCACTGTATCCAAGGCTGACGGCTCAAGCCTAGAATTCACCTGCACTGCTAATCCTGATAATATTGTCAtcgagaccttgttcatgaggcggAACAAGTCATCAGGGGCAGAGGATGCGGTTGCGTCGGAGGGCAAGGAACATGATCTGGGTTTATTAGATGACGAGGGTCCTCATTTCCA TGAGCTGGATAAGAATCTGCAGGAGGCATTCCATCAGTATCTGGAGGTTCGTGGGATCACACCCATGACGGCGAAGTTGTTGCGCGAGCACATGATGAGCGAGGACAGCCACCTTTCGCCGAAAGAGAAGAGCGATCACAGGCGCAGGCATCTCCTCTGGCTGATGAAGCTGTGGGATTTCGTCAAGAAAGATTAA